AAACCCCATACCCATTTTTTACCTAAATGTCTATTATATGTGGCTGGGAAACCCATCCTTGGTCATATACTTGAGGGATTGAAAGGTTTAAAAATTGCCCAGATTCTCATTGTCGTGGGTAGCCAATCCGAACAAATCATCAAATTCTGTAAAAATTATAAATATAATTTCAAATTTGTAATCCAGAAGGAACGCCTTGGCTTAGGACATGCAGTATATCTCGGTTCTAAGGGACTGGTTGGTCCCACTCTCATTCTTTTAGGAGATACCATCACAGATTTTAATTTTTTTGAGTTCAGCGGTAAAAAAAATATCCTCGGTGTGAAAGAAGTAGCAAATCCCCAGCGGTTCGGCATCGTGGAGTTGGAGAAAGACCAGGTGAGAAGTGTTGTGGAAAAACCCACCCATCCAAAATCCAATCTGGCGCTTGTAGGTGTTTATTATTTTTCGCAAATCGAAAAACTCCATCGGGCGATGGAAATGGTGATAAAAAA
Above is a genomic segment from candidate division WOR-3 bacterium containing:
- a CDS encoding sugar phosphate nucleotidyltransferase, giving the protein MNVIIPVAGEGVRLKPHTHFLPKCLLYVAGKPILGHILEGLKGLKIAQILIVVGSQSEQIIKFCKNYKYNFKFVIQKERLGLGHAVYLGSKGLVGPTLILLGDTITDFNFFEFSGKKNILGVKEVANPQRFGIVELEKDQVRSVVEKPTHPKSNLALVGVYYFSQIEKLHRAMEMVIKKGIKTKNEYQLTDGIALMIQRGEEFQVVKIKNWFDCGTPEALIETNRHLLKKNHHRSRQPKAKIITPVYIPESAEIINSIIGPYVSIGEGVKIKNSIIRDSIINNHTVIENAILENSIIGQHAVIRGSFKRLNVGESSILEFP